In Odontesthes bonariensis isolate fOdoBon6 chromosome 9, fOdoBon6.hap1, whole genome shotgun sequence, the following proteins share a genomic window:
- the hepacama gene encoding hepatic and glial cell adhesion molecule a, with protein MKVKRKPSSIGESFTDIPSPRMLFSLSVFLLLFTGKVSGVNVTSQTQVVRGTVGKEALLPVSYSSSSTDKPVIKWQLKKDKVKSVTVVQSIGTDIIGNLRPEYRNRILVFENGSLLLHNLQLSDEGAYEVEISITDDTFTGEHYIELTVDVPMSKPYIQMMASSVLEYSESFHLHCSHDNGTKPIYNWLKGDKVLTNDSRLLLSHDQKVLTILRVLMSDDDVYVCTVENPISSMKSIPVKLTVYRRSSLYIILSTGGIFLLITLVTVCACWKPSKKKHRPVPQRAPVYMEQGENGHDVDVVPKPTTLGRRSPMPLYVLNEDETLERLEECSGNAVGLSDTIIPVSYAAVFPPTSNRTERPVWSAPRRYPRSPSPLAQPLPQPIPGPPLHPVRSPANSPGSSPRSFSPVRKVRPPVGIPTSHLPVEPEFPEPSDQTHCPS; from the exons GAAAGGTGTCAGGAGTGAATGTGACCAGCCAGACTCAGGTGGTGAGGGGAACAGTGGGCAAAGAGGCCCTCTTGCCGGTCAGCtactccagcagcagcacagaCAAGCCCGTCATCAAGTGGCAGCTAAAGAAGGACAAAGTGAAATCCGTCACTGTCGTGCAGTCCATAGGAACAGATATCATAGGGAACCTGAGGCCTGAGTATCGCAACCGCATCCTGGTGTTTGAAAACGGCTCACTACTGCTTCACAACCTGCAGCTATCAGATGAGGGGGCATACGAGGTTGAAATCTCCATCACAGATGACACGTTCACTGGAGAGCACTACATTGAGCTCACTGTGGATG ttCCTATGTCCAAACCTTACATCCAGATGATGGCCTCTTCGGTCCTGGAGTACAGCGAGTCCTTCCACCTCCACTGTTCCCATGATAATGGCACAAAGCCCATCTACAACTGGCTGAAGGGAGACAAGGTGCTGACGAATGACTCACGTCTGCTGCTTTCACATGACCAAAAGGTGCTGACCATCTTACGCGTTCTGATGTCAGATGATGACGTTTACGTCTGCACAGTGGAGAACCCCATAAGCAGCATGAAGAGCATTCCTGTCAAGCTCACTGTCTACA GACGGAGCTCGCTATACATCATCCTGTCCACTGGGGGCATATTCCTTCTAATCACCCTGGTGACTGTGTGTGCCTGTTGGAAACCGTCCAA AAAGAAACACCGACCCGTCCCCCAAAGAGCTCCTGTTTATATGGAACAAGGTGAAAATGGCCATGATG TTGATGTTGTACCCAAACCAACTACGCTTGGTCGAAGGAGTCCAATGCCTCTTTACGTTCTCAATGAAGAT GAGACTCTGGAGCGTCTGGAAGAATGCTCTGGCAATGCTGTTGGCCTGTCAGATACAATTATCCCTGTTTCCTATGCTGCAGTCTTTCCTCCTACCTCCAACAGAACTGAGCGGCCTGTCTGGTCTGCTCCCCGCAGGTACCCTCGCAGCCCCTCTCCACTAGCACAGCCTCTCCCACAGCCCATTCCAGGTCCCCCCCTGCACCCTGTCCGCTCCCCTGCTAACTCCCCAGGCTCATCTCCACGCAGTTTCAGCCCAGTGAGAAAGGTCCGTCCTCCAGTTGGCATCCCAACCAGCCACCTGCCTGTAGAACCAGAGTTTCCAGAACCCAGCGATCAGACTCACTGTCCATCATAG
- the pde9ac gene encoding high affinity cGMP-specific 3',5'-cyclic phosphodiesterase 9A isoform X1, with protein sequence MGSGSSSYAPRTIYLDVDGKVQKVVFSRHCSPCDIKELLCSSSNIPRNTAIVVVDPEGAMVSIDPTMPTNSPNSLYKVIPQSTGQLGEKEDMLQNVLSQVAEQFSRAFQITELKTEVTGKLAMLERRVELEGLKVVEIEKCKNDLRKLRDEITSRGGSRVNCQCKYSFTDDGKKVTPRRDVPSYPKYTLSQETIEALKKPTFDVWHWEHNEMLSCLEYMYHDLGLVREFNMNPITLKRWLLAIQENYRNNPFHNFRHCFCVSQMMYGVIHLCNLLDKLTFTDMVILMTAAICHDLDHPGYNNTYQINARTELAVRYNDISPLENHHCAVAFQILSLPECNIFANVDPDAFKRIRLEIITLILATDMAKHGEILESFKQNVDNFDFTNTEHVACLRMVLIKCCDISNEVRPTEVAEPWVDCLLEEYFMQSDREKSEGLPVAPFMDRDKVTKPTAQIGFIKFVLIPMFETVMRLFPQIEELMVQPLRDSRDHYEELKQLDDAMTEAQKKKTETMSLGGKTA encoded by the exons ATGGGCTCCGGCTCCTCCTCCTATGCCCCCAGAACCATTTACCTAGATGTGGATGGGAAGGTGCAAAAG GTGGTGTTCAGCCGGCACTGCAGTCCGTGTGACATCAAAGAGCTTCTATGTTCCTCATCTAACATTCCCAG GAATACTGCTATCGTGGTCGTTGATCCAGAGGGTGCCATGGTTTCCATCGATCCCACCATGCCCACCAACTCTCCAAA CTCATTGTACAAAGTTATCCCACAGTCTACAGGTCAGCTTGGAG AGAAGGAGGACATGCTTCAGAATGTGTTGTCCCAGGTGGCTGAGCAGTTCAGCAG AGCCTTCCAAATCACAGAGTTGAAGACCGAGGTCACTGGCAAGTTGGCCATGCTGGAGAGGAGAGTGGAAT TGGAGGGATTGAAAGTAGTGGAGATTGAGAAGTGCAAAAATGATCTGAGGAAGCTACGAGATGAAATTACTTCAAGAGGTGGTAGCAG GGTAAACTGCCAGTGCAAATACAGCTTCACGGATGACGGGAAGAAGGTCACTCCCAGACGAGACGTCCCTTCCTACCCTAAG TACACACTTTCTCAGGAGACTATTGAGGCTCTGAAAAAGCCAACATTTGATGTTTGGCACTGGGAACACAATGAG ATGCTGAGCTGTCTGGAGTACATGTACCATGACTTGGGACTAGTGAGGGAGTTTAACATGAATCCCATCACACTGAAACGCTGGCTG ttggCAATTCAGGAGAACTACCGCAACAACCCTTTCCACAACTTTCGTCACTGTTTCTGTGTTAGCCAAATGATGTATGGCGTGATCCACCTCTGCAACTTACTG GACAAGCTGACTTTCACAGATATGGTCATTTTAATGACAGCTGCAATATGTCATGACCTGGACCACCCTGGCTACAACAACAC GTACCAGATCAATGCTCGCACAGAGCTGGCAGTGCGCTACAACGACATCTCCCCACTGGAGAACCATCACTGTGCTGTTGCCTTCCAGATCCTTTCTCTTCCCGAGTGCAACATCTTTGCAAATGTGGATCCTGATGCATTCAAACGGATCCGACTG GAAATCATCACCCTCATTCTGGCCACGGACATGGCCAAACACGGGGAGATACTAGAATCCTTCAAGCAAAACGTGGACAACTTTGACTTCACAAATACGGAGCATGTGGCATGC CTGAGGATGGTTTTGATCAAGTGCTGTGATATTTCCAACGAGGTGAGGCCAACCGAAGTTGCTGAGCCATGGGTGGACTGTTTACTAGAAGAGTACTTCATGCAG AGTGACAGGGAGAAGTCCGAAGGTCTTCCAGTGGCTCCCTTTATGGACAGGGATAAAGTCACCAAACCCACCGCTCAGATCGGATTTATCAAGTTTGTCCTCATTCCGATGTTTGAGACAGTCATGAGG ctTTTCCCGCAAATTGAAGAGCTCATGGTTCAGCCTTTGAGAGACTCTCGTGATCACTATGAGGAGCTCAAGCAGCTTGATGATGCCATGACAGAG gcacagaagaaaaaaactgaaactaTGTCATTAGGCGGGAAGACGGCGTAA
- the pde9ac gene encoding high affinity cGMP-specific 3',5'-cyclic phosphodiesterase 9A isoform X4 yields MGSGSSSYAPRTIYLDVDGKVQKVVFSRHCSPCDIKELLCSSSNIPRNTAIVVVDPEGAMVSIDPTMPTNSPNSLYKVIPQSTGQLGEKEDMLQNVLSQVAEQFSRAFQITELKTEVTGKLAMLERRVELEGLKVVEIEKCKNDLRKLRDEITSRGGSRVNCQCKYSFTDDGKKVTPRRDVPSYPKYTLSQETIEALKKPTFDVWHWEHNEMLSCLEYMYHDLGLVREFNMNPITLKRWLLAIQENYRNNPFHNFRHCFCVSQMMYGVIHLCNLLDKLTFTDMVILMTAAICHDLDHPGYNNTYQINARTELAVRYNDISPLENHHCAVAFQILSLPECNIFANVDPDAFKRIRLEIITLILATDMAKHGEILESFKQNVDNFDFTNTEHVACVRPTEVAEPWVDCLLEEYFMQSDREKSEGLPVAPFMDRDKVTKPTAQIGFIKFVLIPMFETVMRLFPQIEELMVQPLRDSRDHYEELKQLDDAMTEAQKKKTETMSLGGKTA; encoded by the exons ATGGGCTCCGGCTCCTCCTCCTATGCCCCCAGAACCATTTACCTAGATGTGGATGGGAAGGTGCAAAAG GTGGTGTTCAGCCGGCACTGCAGTCCGTGTGACATCAAAGAGCTTCTATGTTCCTCATCTAACATTCCCAG GAATACTGCTATCGTGGTCGTTGATCCAGAGGGTGCCATGGTTTCCATCGATCCCACCATGCCCACCAACTCTCCAAA CTCATTGTACAAAGTTATCCCACAGTCTACAGGTCAGCTTGGAG AGAAGGAGGACATGCTTCAGAATGTGTTGTCCCAGGTGGCTGAGCAGTTCAGCAG AGCCTTCCAAATCACAGAGTTGAAGACCGAGGTCACTGGCAAGTTGGCCATGCTGGAGAGGAGAGTGGAAT TGGAGGGATTGAAAGTAGTGGAGATTGAGAAGTGCAAAAATGATCTGAGGAAGCTACGAGATGAAATTACTTCAAGAGGTGGTAGCAG GGTAAACTGCCAGTGCAAATACAGCTTCACGGATGACGGGAAGAAGGTCACTCCCAGACGAGACGTCCCTTCCTACCCTAAG TACACACTTTCTCAGGAGACTATTGAGGCTCTGAAAAAGCCAACATTTGATGTTTGGCACTGGGAACACAATGAG ATGCTGAGCTGTCTGGAGTACATGTACCATGACTTGGGACTAGTGAGGGAGTTTAACATGAATCCCATCACACTGAAACGCTGGCTG ttggCAATTCAGGAGAACTACCGCAACAACCCTTTCCACAACTTTCGTCACTGTTTCTGTGTTAGCCAAATGATGTATGGCGTGATCCACCTCTGCAACTTACTG GACAAGCTGACTTTCACAGATATGGTCATTTTAATGACAGCTGCAATATGTCATGACCTGGACCACCCTGGCTACAACAACAC GTACCAGATCAATGCTCGCACAGAGCTGGCAGTGCGCTACAACGACATCTCCCCACTGGAGAACCATCACTGTGCTGTTGCCTTCCAGATCCTTTCTCTTCCCGAGTGCAACATCTTTGCAAATGTGGATCCTGATGCATTCAAACGGATCCGACTG GAAATCATCACCCTCATTCTGGCCACGGACATGGCCAAACACGGGGAGATACTAGAATCCTTCAAGCAAAACGTGGACAACTTTGACTTCACAAATACGGAGCATGTGGCATGC GTGAGGCCAACCGAAGTTGCTGAGCCATGGGTGGACTGTTTACTAGAAGAGTACTTCATGCAG AGTGACAGGGAGAAGTCCGAAGGTCTTCCAGTGGCTCCCTTTATGGACAGGGATAAAGTCACCAAACCCACCGCTCAGATCGGATTTATCAAGTTTGTCCTCATTCCGATGTTTGAGACAGTCATGAGG ctTTTCCCGCAAATTGAAGAGCTCATGGTTCAGCCTTTGAGAGACTCTCGTGATCACTATGAGGAGCTCAAGCAGCTTGATGATGCCATGACAGAG gcacagaagaaaaaaactgaaactaTGTCATTAGGCGGGAAGACGGCGTAA
- the pde9ac gene encoding high affinity cGMP-specific 3',5'-cyclic phosphodiesterase 9A isoform X3 → MGSGSSSYAPRTIYLDVDGKVQKVVFSRHCSPCDIKELLCSSSNIPRNTAIVVVDPEGAMVSIDPTMPTNSPNSLYKVIPQSTGQLGEKEDMLQNVLSQVAEQFSRAFQITELKTEVTGKLAMLERRVELEGLKVVEIEKCKNDLRKLRDEITSRGGSRVNCQCKYSFTDDGKKVTPRRDVPSYPKYTLSQETIEALKKPTFDVWHWEHNEMLSCLEYMYHDLGLVREFNMNPITLKRWLLAIQENYRNNPFHNFRHCFCVSQMMYGVIHLCNLLDKLTFTDMVILMTAAICHDLDHPGYNNTYQINARTELAVRYNDISPLENHHCAVAFQILSLPECNIFANVDPDAFKRIRLEIITLILATDMAKHGEILESFKQNVDNFDFTNTEHVACLRMVLIKCCDISNEVRPTEVAEPWVDCLLEEYFMQSDREKSEGLPVAPFMDRDKVTKPTAQIGFIKFVLIPMFETVMRLFPQIEELMVQPLRDSRDHYEELKQLDDAMTEKKKTETMSLGGKTA, encoded by the exons ATGGGCTCCGGCTCCTCCTCCTATGCCCCCAGAACCATTTACCTAGATGTGGATGGGAAGGTGCAAAAG GTGGTGTTCAGCCGGCACTGCAGTCCGTGTGACATCAAAGAGCTTCTATGTTCCTCATCTAACATTCCCAG GAATACTGCTATCGTGGTCGTTGATCCAGAGGGTGCCATGGTTTCCATCGATCCCACCATGCCCACCAACTCTCCAAA CTCATTGTACAAAGTTATCCCACAGTCTACAGGTCAGCTTGGAG AGAAGGAGGACATGCTTCAGAATGTGTTGTCCCAGGTGGCTGAGCAGTTCAGCAG AGCCTTCCAAATCACAGAGTTGAAGACCGAGGTCACTGGCAAGTTGGCCATGCTGGAGAGGAGAGTGGAAT TGGAGGGATTGAAAGTAGTGGAGATTGAGAAGTGCAAAAATGATCTGAGGAAGCTACGAGATGAAATTACTTCAAGAGGTGGTAGCAG GGTAAACTGCCAGTGCAAATACAGCTTCACGGATGACGGGAAGAAGGTCACTCCCAGACGAGACGTCCCTTCCTACCCTAAG TACACACTTTCTCAGGAGACTATTGAGGCTCTGAAAAAGCCAACATTTGATGTTTGGCACTGGGAACACAATGAG ATGCTGAGCTGTCTGGAGTACATGTACCATGACTTGGGACTAGTGAGGGAGTTTAACATGAATCCCATCACACTGAAACGCTGGCTG ttggCAATTCAGGAGAACTACCGCAACAACCCTTTCCACAACTTTCGTCACTGTTTCTGTGTTAGCCAAATGATGTATGGCGTGATCCACCTCTGCAACTTACTG GACAAGCTGACTTTCACAGATATGGTCATTTTAATGACAGCTGCAATATGTCATGACCTGGACCACCCTGGCTACAACAACAC GTACCAGATCAATGCTCGCACAGAGCTGGCAGTGCGCTACAACGACATCTCCCCACTGGAGAACCATCACTGTGCTGTTGCCTTCCAGATCCTTTCTCTTCCCGAGTGCAACATCTTTGCAAATGTGGATCCTGATGCATTCAAACGGATCCGACTG GAAATCATCACCCTCATTCTGGCCACGGACATGGCCAAACACGGGGAGATACTAGAATCCTTCAAGCAAAACGTGGACAACTTTGACTTCACAAATACGGAGCATGTGGCATGC CTGAGGATGGTTTTGATCAAGTGCTGTGATATTTCCAACGAGGTGAGGCCAACCGAAGTTGCTGAGCCATGGGTGGACTGTTTACTAGAAGAGTACTTCATGCAG AGTGACAGGGAGAAGTCCGAAGGTCTTCCAGTGGCTCCCTTTATGGACAGGGATAAAGTCACCAAACCCACCGCTCAGATCGGATTTATCAAGTTTGTCCTCATTCCGATGTTTGAGACAGTCATGAGG ctTTTCCCGCAAATTGAAGAGCTCATGGTTCAGCCTTTGAGAGACTCTCGTGATCACTATGAGGAGCTCAAGCAGCTTGATGATGCCATGACAGAG aagaaaaaaactgaaactaTGTCATTAGGCGGGAAGACGGCGTAA
- the pde9ac gene encoding high affinity cGMP-specific 3',5'-cyclic phosphodiesterase 9A isoform X2 — MGSGSSSYAPRTIYLDVDGKVQKVVFSRHCSPCDIKELLCSSSNIPRNTAIVVVDPEGAMVSIDPTMPTNSPNSLYKVIPQSTGQLGEKEDMLQNVLSQVAEQFSRAFQITELKTEVTGKLAMLERRVELEGLKVVEIEKCKNDLRKLRDEITSRGGSRVNCQCKYSFTDDGKKVTPRRDVPSYPKYTLSQETIEALKKPTFDVWHWEHNEMLSCLEYMYHDLGLVREFNMNPITLKRWLLAIQENYRNNPFHNFRHCFCVSQMMYGVIHLCNLLDKLTFTDMVILMTAAICHDLDHPGYNNTYQINARTELAVRYNDISPLENHHCAVAFQILSLPECNIFANVDPDAFKRIRLEIITLILATDMAKHGEILESFKQNVDNFDFTNTEHVACLRMVLIKCCDISNEVRPTEVAEPWVDCLLEEYFMQSDREKSEGLPVAPFMDRDKVTKPTAQIGFIKFVLIPMFETVMRLFPQIEELMVQPLRDSRDHYEELKQLDDAMTEGSSFMIKFRKTLEKT, encoded by the exons ATGGGCTCCGGCTCCTCCTCCTATGCCCCCAGAACCATTTACCTAGATGTGGATGGGAAGGTGCAAAAG GTGGTGTTCAGCCGGCACTGCAGTCCGTGTGACATCAAAGAGCTTCTATGTTCCTCATCTAACATTCCCAG GAATACTGCTATCGTGGTCGTTGATCCAGAGGGTGCCATGGTTTCCATCGATCCCACCATGCCCACCAACTCTCCAAA CTCATTGTACAAAGTTATCCCACAGTCTACAGGTCAGCTTGGAG AGAAGGAGGACATGCTTCAGAATGTGTTGTCCCAGGTGGCTGAGCAGTTCAGCAG AGCCTTCCAAATCACAGAGTTGAAGACCGAGGTCACTGGCAAGTTGGCCATGCTGGAGAGGAGAGTGGAAT TGGAGGGATTGAAAGTAGTGGAGATTGAGAAGTGCAAAAATGATCTGAGGAAGCTACGAGATGAAATTACTTCAAGAGGTGGTAGCAG GGTAAACTGCCAGTGCAAATACAGCTTCACGGATGACGGGAAGAAGGTCACTCCCAGACGAGACGTCCCTTCCTACCCTAAG TACACACTTTCTCAGGAGACTATTGAGGCTCTGAAAAAGCCAACATTTGATGTTTGGCACTGGGAACACAATGAG ATGCTGAGCTGTCTGGAGTACATGTACCATGACTTGGGACTAGTGAGGGAGTTTAACATGAATCCCATCACACTGAAACGCTGGCTG ttggCAATTCAGGAGAACTACCGCAACAACCCTTTCCACAACTTTCGTCACTGTTTCTGTGTTAGCCAAATGATGTATGGCGTGATCCACCTCTGCAACTTACTG GACAAGCTGACTTTCACAGATATGGTCATTTTAATGACAGCTGCAATATGTCATGACCTGGACCACCCTGGCTACAACAACAC GTACCAGATCAATGCTCGCACAGAGCTGGCAGTGCGCTACAACGACATCTCCCCACTGGAGAACCATCACTGTGCTGTTGCCTTCCAGATCCTTTCTCTTCCCGAGTGCAACATCTTTGCAAATGTGGATCCTGATGCATTCAAACGGATCCGACTG GAAATCATCACCCTCATTCTGGCCACGGACATGGCCAAACACGGGGAGATACTAGAATCCTTCAAGCAAAACGTGGACAACTTTGACTTCACAAATACGGAGCATGTGGCATGC CTGAGGATGGTTTTGATCAAGTGCTGTGATATTTCCAACGAGGTGAGGCCAACCGAAGTTGCTGAGCCATGGGTGGACTGTTTACTAGAAGAGTACTTCATGCAG AGTGACAGGGAGAAGTCCGAAGGTCTTCCAGTGGCTCCCTTTATGGACAGGGATAAAGTCACCAAACCCACCGCTCAGATCGGATTTATCAAGTTTGTCCTCATTCCGATGTTTGAGACAGTCATGAGG ctTTTCCCGCAAATTGAAGAGCTCATGGTTCAGCCTTTGAGAGACTCTCGTGATCACTATGAGGAGCTCAAGCAGCTTGATGATGCCATGACAGAG GGATCTTCTTTcatgatcaaattcagaaaaacgCTTGAAAAAACCTGA